Proteins encoded by one window of Akkermansia muciniphila ATCC BAA-835:
- a CDS encoding Hsp33 family molecular chaperone HslO yields MSEELVEEFITVESIFVRGRNCLALRSKFSPLFTDYYLHLMQYGLRNEELYDSLLKELMAYFTLYMVARPWAEQHAWTVNLRTPAVANLFVTGSSLTESVVGRVFTQDIKEPEENTLYSTLLRKGFEPQYSVVPIPGTSPARWVEEFYRQSEQRNARCIELPDECYTMVTAQPDADEEWLASLTREKMAHLEEDENTRVLETRRFRFYCGCTLDRILPTLKTLQENKEDLFQGEEELEVTCPRCAAIYRVTKENLED; encoded by the coding sequence ATGAGCGAAGAACTGGTAGAAGAATTCATTACAGTTGAATCCATCTTTGTCCGCGGACGCAATTGTCTGGCGCTCAGGTCAAAATTTTCTCCACTGTTTACGGATTACTACCTTCACCTCATGCAGTACGGCCTGCGCAACGAAGAACTCTACGACAGCCTACTGAAAGAACTCATGGCCTATTTCACCCTTTACATGGTCGCACGGCCCTGGGCGGAGCAACATGCCTGGACAGTCAATCTCCGGACGCCTGCCGTCGCCAACCTGTTTGTCACCGGTTCTTCCCTGACGGAATCCGTCGTGGGGCGCGTCTTCACACAGGACATTAAGGAACCTGAAGAAAACACGCTGTATTCCACCCTGCTCCGCAAGGGGTTTGAACCGCAATACTCCGTCGTACCCATTCCGGGAACGTCTCCGGCCCGATGGGTGGAGGAATTCTACAGGCAAAGCGAACAGAGAAACGCCCGCTGCATTGAGCTCCCGGATGAATGCTACACCATGGTGACGGCCCAGCCTGACGCGGATGAAGAATGGCTTGCTTCCCTCACCCGGGAGAAAATGGCCCATCTGGAAGAAGATGAAAATACCCGAGTGCTGGAAACGCGCCGGTTCCGCTTTTACTGCGGCTGCACGCTGGACCGCATCCTGCCCACGCTCAAGACCCTTCAGGAAAACAAGGAAGACCTGTTCCAGGGAGAAGAGGAGCTGGAAGTCACGTGCCCCAGATGCGCCGCCATTTACCGTGTCACGAAAGAAAATCTGGAAGATTGA
- a CDS encoding peptidylprolyl isomerase, producing MATDKNITIHTSKGDIKLTVFASKTPVTAASFLNLASRGFYDGLKFHRVIPDFMIQGGDPTGTGMGGPGYRFEDECRPDLRHDGPGVLSMANAGPGTNGSQFFITHVPTDWLNGKHTVFGKVTEGQSVVDSIKQGDTISGITIEDNADDLFTEQADRIAAWNKALGK from the coding sequence ATGGCAACTGACAAAAATATCACCATCCATACTTCCAAGGGCGACATCAAGCTGACGGTGTTTGCTTCCAAGACGCCCGTGACGGCGGCTTCCTTTCTGAATCTGGCGTCCAGGGGATTTTATGACGGGCTCAAATTTCACCGTGTGATCCCGGATTTCATGATTCAGGGCGGCGATCCCACCGGCACGGGCATGGGGGGGCCCGGCTACAGGTTTGAAGACGAGTGCCGCCCGGACCTCAGGCATGACGGCCCCGGCGTGCTTTCCATGGCAAACGCGGGCCCCGGCACCAACGGTTCCCAATTCTTCATCACCCATGTGCCCACCGACTGGCTGAATGGCAAACACACCGTCTTCGGCAAGGTGACGGAAGGTCAGAGCGTGGTGGATTCCATTAAGCAGGGAGATACCATCTCCGGCATTACGATTGAAGATAATGCGGACGATCTGTTTACGGAACAGGCCGACCGCATTGCCGCGTGGAACAAGGCACTTGGTAAGTAA